Part of the Acidobacteriota bacterium genome is shown below.
TCCCGGCGAACGCATCGAGGTGCTCGACATCGCGTGCGGTGCTGCCGACATCCCGCGGGCGCTCATCGCGTGGGGGCGCGCACGCGGGTTCGACGTGCGCGTGACGGCGCTCGACGTCTCGCCGCCCGCGCTCGACTACGCACGACGATCGGGACCGCCTGACGAACGCCTGCGCCTGCTGTGCGCAGACATCCGCCAGTCATTCTGTCGGAAGGCGAGCTTCGACTACGTCACGAGCGCGATGTTCTTCCACCACCTGACCGACCAACAGGTCGTCGATGCTCTGCGTCTGGCCAACGGACTGGCGCGTCGCGGCATCGTGATCAACGATCTCGTGCGCTCGCGACAGGCATGGGTGCTCACGTGGCTGCTCACGTGGCCCTTCCATCCGATCCTCCACCACGACGGCCCGCTCTCGATCCGCCGCGCTCTCACCCCCGATGAACTCCTGCGTCTGGCCGGTGTCGCGGGTGTGCCATGGCTCACTGCCGAGCGCCACGTCGGCGAGCGGATGACGGTGGCCGGCGAGCGATCGTGATACGAATGACACCATGAATCACGTCACATACGCCTGGGACGATGCACGTGCCGCGTCGCTGACGCCTGCGCACCGTCTCGTCTATCGATCGAACATCCTCGGCGCCGATCAGCGCATCACGAACACCGGTGGCGGCAACACGTCGGCCAAGCTCACCGAGCGCGATCCGGTGACGGGCGCGCCTACCCGCGTGTTGTGGGTCAAGGGATCGGGCGGCGACCTGCGTACGAGCACGCTCGCCAACTTCGCGTCGCTCTATCAGGACCGTCTGCTCCAGTTGCAGGACACGTATGCGGGCATTCCCGATCGCGGCGTGAAGTCGGACGCGGAAGACCACATGGTGGCGCTCTATCCGCACTGCACGTTCAACCTCAATCCGCGAGCCACGTCGATCGATACGCCGCTGCACGCGTTCGTGCCGGCCGCGCACGTCGATCACATGCACCCGAACGCGGTCATCAGCGTGGCGGCCTCACGCAACGCCGAGCGCCTGACGCGCGACATCTACGGTGACGATGTG
Proteins encoded:
- a CDS encoding methyltransferase domain-containing protein, with translation MTTTSSQRTDRFAHRIYQREILDDHEPEQAVVDTIYAFMAMVNRRLGGAAATIARFETFSRAWRPGERIEVLDIACGAADIPRALIAWGRARGFDVRVTALDVSPPALDYARRSGPPDERLRLLCADIRQSFCRKASFDYVTSAMFFHHLTDQQVVDALRLANGLARRGIVINDLVRSRQAWVLTWLLTWPFHPILHHDGPLSIRRALTPDELLRLAGVAGVPWLTAERHVGERMTVAGERS